The following are encoded together in the Acipenser ruthenus chromosome 24, fAciRut3.2 maternal haplotype, whole genome shotgun sequence genome:
- the LOC131700474 gene encoding tektin-2-like — translation MRRSPQSGVWSLTGSTYLSINRDSSTKTRRWSVRMRRSPQSGVWSLTGSTYLSINRDSSTKARRWQVQHGLTDEVQQLEGTMTALKQKRAQSQDVLHALSQQLTRIEEDIACKTSSLSLERRSLDTRSKLIVPPEKHVPETDTFNRTLSPVKSRQLELA, via the exons atgagaaggtctccacagtctggagtctggtctctgacaggctcaacatacctgtcaatcaacagggactcctctacaaagacAAGGCGCTG gtctgtgaggatgagaaggtctccacagtctggagtctggtctctgacaggctcaacatacctgtcaatcaacagggactcctctacaaaggcaaggcgctggcag GTGCAGCACGGGCTGACAGATGAGGTTCAGCAGCTGGAAGGCACCATGACTGCTCTGAAGCAGAAACGTGCCCAATCACA GGACGTCCTGCATGCTCTGTCCCAGCAGCTGACTCGTATCGAGGAGGACATCGCCTGCAAGACCAGCTCCCTGTCCCTGGAGAGACGCAGCCTGGACACACGGAGCAAACTGATCGTCCCACCAGAGAAACACGTCCCTGAAACTGACACCTTCAACCGCACCCTGAGCCCTGTCAAGAGCCGCCAGCTGGAGCTCGCTTGA